The nucleotide sequence TGAACTTCCCATTTTCTACCTGGATTATTACCACCTGTATAATATTTTGCTATCTCACCATGGTCGGTATTTGGTGTGGCAAAAATAAAGGGATCATAGGGGAATTCAGGCATTGAAGTTTTATCAACGGGAGTGTCGAAAGGAATACTCATTTCCCAGGTCGAACGGTAAGCACTACCGCAGCCTGATTCAGTTCTGAGGTAAGTACACCCATGGGCTATGGTGACATGATCTGATAAGTCTTGTGTAAAGATAAATACGGCATTGCTTTGTTCAGTTTCTAAGGTTGATTCCGATTGGGTGATGCCATCAATATTCCAGTTTATTAAGCTCTCTTTTACCTTACTTCGGGCTACACCGGGGAGTTGAACACCAAAACCGTTGTGGTATGCGGCTCCCATTGCCGCTAGTTGCATAGTTAATGCTATGCGTCGTACCTTATCGTCTTTGACATATTCCGCAATACGTAATTTCACAACAACATCATTCATATCAAAGTCACCTTGATCTGGGTAAAGATCTTCATAGGCCAAGGAGGTAAATGTTGAAGAGGAGGGATAATAGTTAATCGAGACTCCAGTTTCGGTTAAAGTGATAGGGTAATCTTCCACTTCCCCGTCACCTATACCACCAGTCGAGGCAATATCTTGTTGAGTACTGAGGCGAAAACGAGCCCAAGTACCTCCTGTTTCTGCCCAACTCGGGATATCAATAACGATGGTATTGCTACCATCATCTAAGGGTTCAGCGAGGACGACTTGCTCCTCTAATTCAAATTCACCATTTTGATTTAGATCTATCCAGCCGTTAAGGTAACCATCATCACCTGTGACATCGACGAGCAAAATGGCTTGTTCACCAATTTCAAATCCTGTTGGCATACTTACGCCATCTTCATCGTCAGATCCATCACTGGCATCGTCACTTAAGGGGTATGTGTACCCATCAGATTCATTATCAATACTGCTACCTAAATAAAAACCTGAAACAATGGTGTGCCTTGCACCATTACTATCCATTAAAGTGCCATAACTGTCAGGTGCATCACCAAAGTCGACATTGTTCCCAATAGGCACCTCTGCTAGGGCACAACGAGCGCCATCATTACTTGATGATGATGGACCATAGGCAAACAGTTCAGCCGTTGGTGATGCCTGCTCTACATTAACGCGATAAATATTTCCGTTGGCATTATTACTGGTATAAAGATTACCACTAGGGTCAAAAAATTGGGCACCAAAAATAAAATTACCTGAAGTGGAGCTCGCGACTGTGCCTAAGTTTGTTGACGACCCATCAGCGGGATCGATGCGGAGTAGTTTACCTGTGCTGCCATTGGTGATTGCATAGATATAACCATCGGTTGGGTGAAAGGCTAAATCAGTAATATTATAGGTAGCGTTAGTGTTACTACCTGAGACTCTAGTCATGTTGTAGCTACTTGGATCACCGAGGGGAATGGTGAAAAGACCTTTACCTTTGCGATATCCGTACCAAGTGTTTTCATTGATAGCAATATCACCTACATATATGTTACCAGCGCTTGCAGAGGCGCTATCTTTGGTGATGGTAAGTGGAACTATTTGATAGTCATCACCTGTTTTTCCTAAGGTCGCATTCTGATAATCCCAGCCATAGATATAGTTATCATGATAATTAAATCCAACACCGTTATAGGACTTAGTTGTGCCCATATCATTTTCTAATACTGTGTAACTACCCGTTGCCAGATCAACACCATATGTTTTTGGGACAGATGAGGGAGTTTGAATAATAAAAGCTTGGGTAGGGCAGGCTTCAAATTCATCAGCCCAACTTATCCCTTGGGTGAATAGCATGCCACTACAAATCATTAATGAGTATGTTTTTTTCATTAGGATTTCCTTATTGTATTTAGCTAACGTTTACTCTGCAGACTCCATGCCAAAATTATTTACCAATAAATACAGTTGGTTACAATGGTTTTGGTTTAGGGGTGAATAAATGTGTTGCAAGTTGCAAATCAAGTTGCAGATCTGATGAGGCAAAAATGTAATAAGCCTTCGAATGAAGTCTGATGACATTTTCTGGTTTAGCTTTAAGCTGAGTTTGGTACAGGGTTTGATTGTTGAAAGTTGTACCTTTCATTGTCGTTTATCGCCTCCAGCGGGATATGCACTTTTTCTTTGAGAAGGTTCTAGGAGAGGGGATCACTTCGCGTTCGCTCACCCTGTTTGGGAAACTCACCACCGCATCTACTTCTACATCTATTTATCTATCTCTTTGATTTTTGACTTGTCAGAGTAAGCCGAAAACCCCCCTTCAATGTTAGAGATAATTACCAGTGGTTCTCGTGCTAACGTATTAGTCTTAATTTTGTTAGGAATATAAGACGCCTATGGCAGCCACATAGAACTCTTTTGAGTCACTCACTGTTTATTTGTGGGTCTTCGTCGAAAATGGTGGGAAACACAACTTTTAAGATCAACTCCCCAATACGTTTTCTCATCCAAGTTACTTATGAACGAAACAGCTTTATATCAAAAAACCTTAGACTCAAAAGCACCATGGCTAGTCTCTGACGTTCAGTTTGATGAACAACATCAAAGTATTACGGTGATTGTGAACTATGTACATAGAGGTTATTTAGTTTGCCCCGTTTGCCAGCTTTCACTCCACAATTCCGTGAATTCATTGCCTGAACCATGGCTATCAGACACCTCAAATTCCCTAGGTTTACGAGAGTAGCCGCCACACTGAACTACTCGAAGTGGGAGTGTTGGCGATGTTAGTCATGAGTATGTTAAATGTGGTTAGTAAATTCTTTAAATTAAGCTGGGAAGCAATTGATCGGATAATGGAAAGGGACGTTTTTAGGAGGGAGCATATCGAACAACTTGCTCGATTGAGTCATTGTTAATTGACGAAACAGCCATTAAAAAAGGACGAGAATACGTTACCGTACTTTCCAACTTTCATGGACAAGTGTTAGCCGTTTCAGATCACCGATCTAAACTCAGTTTTAACGCCTGTTTTTAGCAATTGCCTTCAGATGCGAAATCAAAAACTAAAACCATCTGTATGGACATGAGACCTGCGGATTATCTCCTTTGATATGTGAAGAGGCTCAACGAACAGCCTCTTCTGGTTTAAGCCAAGACACAGCTTACCTGCTGCCCATTGCCAAGAAAGATTGAATAAGCCTAGCAATGTCTTCAGAATGTCGTCTAAAAAGGTACCTTGTTCTTTGAGGCATGCATGATGTCCAAAGATGTATTATCTAATAGGACCACCTATAGCCCTGCAATAACCACACACAATGAGCTAAATAGTACATCAAAAAGTGGGTAGTTGTTTTTTACACTTTAGAGATTGCCATGGATCCTGCAAAACGTTGCTTGTATAACTCAATATGTATGTTTAACTCCCTCTAAAAAGGAGTATAAGAGCACAGATAAAAAACGATCGCCAAACACACTTTCAAATTAGATAAAAAAACGTTCACATCTAACCTCGACTATTTATCATAGTTTAGCTTTTTAGACATTCCACCAATTCCTGCATTTAAGGTATTAGTTGGATCTAGCGTCCTATAATAATCAGCCAAGGGTGGCTTAGCGTCATAATGGTGGCCTACGTTATGCTCTGCTGGGTATTCGGCACCACGTTTTTCAAGCAGCAATAACATAGCTTTTTTAATATCTTTAGCATTTTCGCCTTTGCGAACTAAGTAATCTTGATGGAACACATGACATAGAAAGTGGCCATAATAAAGCTTATTAACTAACTTACAGTTAAGTTCTTCAGGTAAGGTTTCAAACCAATCGGTATCATTGCGTTTTAAAGCAATATCAAGCGCAACGA is from Shewanella sp. MTB7 and encodes:
- a CDS encoding LruC domain-containing protein — protein: MKKTYSLMICSGMLFTQGISWADEFEACPTQAFIIQTPSSVPKTYGVDLATGSYTVLENDMGTTKSYNGVGFNYHDNYIYGWDYQNATLGKTGDDYQIVPLTITKDSASASAGNIYVGDIAINENTWYGYRKGKGLFTIPLGDPSSYNMTRVSGSNTNATYNITDLAFHPTDGYIYAITNGSTGKLLRIDPADGSSTNLGTVASSTSGNFIFGAQFFDPSGNLYTSNNANGNIYRVNVEQASPTAELFAYGPSSSSNDGARCALAEVPIGNNVDFGDAPDSYGTLMDSNGARHTIVSGFYLGSSIDNESDGYTYPLSDDASDGSDDEDGVSMPTGFEIGEQAILLVDVTGDDGYLNGWIDLNQNGEFELEEQVVLAEPLDDGSNTIVIDIPSWAETGGTWARFRLSTQQDIASTGGIGDGEVEDYPITLTETGVSINYYPSSSTFTSLAYEDLYPDQGDFDMNDVVVKLRIAEYVKDDKVRRIALTMQLAAMGAAYHNGFGVQLPGVARSKVKESLINWNIDGITQSESTLETEQSNAVFIFTQDLSDHVTIAHGCTYLRTESGCGSAYRSTWEMSIPFDTPVDKTSMPEFPYDPFIFATPNTDHGEIAKYYTGGNNPGRKWEVHLKNRAPTDKFESAYLGARDDAANSSAGQYFLTDNGMAWALEVPSDWQHPMEKKRLDSAYTDFVDFAADSTGDTNETWYTNPTNSLIFTEQ